GCCGACCTCGCCGAGATCGTGCGGACCCAGGACTCCGGACCGTTGTTGTCGCTCGCGCACAGCACGCGGGCCTCATTTCTCCGTCAGCTCGGTGGGCACACCCGCGCCCGCGGCGCCGACGGGCTGGCCTGGGCCCTCCACGGCGGTGACGGGCAGGCCGCGGCCGACGCCCTCGTCGGTCTGGCCGCCGACGCCCTCGGGGTCGGCCGGTTCGGTGTCTCGGCCCGGCTGCTCGGCCGGGCAGGGGACGTCGGCGTCACGGATCACCCCCGGCAACGGATCCGGCTGGCGTGGGTGAGCGCCGAACTGGCGATGGCGCGGGGCGAAGGGGCCTCGGCCGTCGAACACGCCCGCCGAGGGGTGGCGGCCTCCGCGGAGTACGACTCGACCCGCCACGCGGTGAAATCCGACGTCGTGCTCGCCGCCGCGCTGTGCAGCGCCGGAGAACTCGACGCGGCGCGCGAGATCGCCGACGGCGCGCTGCTGGCCGCGCAGAAGTCCGGATTGATCCCGCTGCGCTGGGCGCTGGCGTGTCTGTTGGCCGGAATCGGCAGCACCGCCCACGATGCGGTGGAAATCGGCCGGATTCGGGACGTCAGTGCCGATACAGTGCGCCGCAGAGGCGGCGTGTGGTCCGGCGCCTGATCCGGCACCGGCCAGATCACACCCGGCCGATCGTTATTGTTTAGCTCAGCCATGCAACCGAGAGTGTCGGTGCCACGTAACGCTGGAGAGATCGCCCACGATGACAAGTTCGGGAGACCGTCTCGACATTGTCGTTGCTGAGGCAGTGGCTGGTGATCGGAACGCGCTCCGGGAAGTGCTGGAGATCATTCGGCCGATCGTCGTCCGTTATGTGCGGGCGAGGGTCGGGGCAACCGAGCGCAGTGGTCTCTCAGCTGATGACGTTGCGCAGGAGGTTTGCTTGGCCGCCATAACGGCGCTGCCGCGCTACAAAGATCAGGGACGCCCGTTCCTGGCCTTTGTCTATGGCATCGCTGCGCACAAGGTTGCTGACGCGCATCGCGCGGCGGCCAGGAACCGTGCCGAGCCCACCGATGTGGTGCCCGAGCGGTTCTCCCTTGACGCGGGGCCCGAGCAGTCCGCACTCGACGCCGAGTCTTCGGAACGGATGGCCCGGCTGCTGTCCGTACTGCCCGAGAAGCAACGCGAGATCCTGATCCTGCGCGTCGTCGTTGGAATGAGTGCGGAGGAGACGGCCGAGGCCGTCGGCAGCACGGCCGGCGCCGTGCGCGTCGCGCAGCACCGCGCACTGGCCCGGCTCAAGAACGAGATCATGGCGACGGGACGTGACCATGCCTGATTTCGGTCGCTGGACGTCAAACGGTGGTGATCCGTCACTGAACGAGATCAACCGGTCCGAGAAATTCATCGAAGCGCTCTCGCTCGAGCATCAGGTCTACGCGACCGATCGCGAGGAGGCCGAACTGGCCGTCCTGCTGGCGGCGTGGCGCGACGAGGCCCGCCGGGCACCGATGTCGGGCATTGCGACGCCACGCGAGGCGGTCACCGCGCTCGACAAGGCCACCGCCAAGGGGCGGGTGCGTTTCCCGATGGCGCTCGTGGGCTCGATGGCCGCTGCCATGTTGTGCCTCGGCGGCTTCGGTGCGGCGGTCTACGGCGCGGGTCCGGGTGACGCGCTCTACGGCGTGCGCGGCATCGTGTTCGGTACCCAGCCGGTCAAGCGTGACGTCGGGGTGGAGTTGGCATCGAATGAGCTGAAGCAGGTTCAGCAGCTGATCGACGACGGGCAGTGGGAACAGGCGCAGCAGAAGCTCCAGACCCTCACCACCACCGTGGCCACCGTCGGTGACGAGCAGCGCAAGCAGGAACTCGTCGACCAGTGGCAGCAGCTGTCGGTGAAGGTGGAGAACCGCGACCCGAACGCGACCGTGCCGCCCGACGCGCCGCCCGTGGTGCTGCCCGAGGTGACCGTGACGACGACGCCGTCGTCACCGTCCGAGGTGCCGCCGGGGACCCTGACGAGCGTCCCGACGACGACACCGTCGGATTCCACGCCGGGCTCGGAGACGTCGGCCCCGCCGTCCACGACGTCGCCGTCGGACACACCGACGTCAGCTCCCACGACCACGCAGCCGTCCACGACCGTGTCGCCCTCACCGTCGGACAGCGCCGAGCCGACAACGACGAGTGCGCCCCCGTCGACCTCGGCTGCGCAGACGTCGCCCACGCACACGTCGTCGGCGCCGACCACCTCGGCGGCACCTGCCGTCGAGCTGCCGCCGGCCGTCACGACCACGGTCGCGCCGGTGGAGCCCACCTCGGTGCCCTCGGCACCGCCGGCGCGCACCACGGTGGCCCCGCCCGCGGATGAGGCCGAGGAAGGGCAGGAGAGCCCGGCGGGCGGGCGTGAAGAGGCACCGGCGCTGCCGGCGATCGAGTTGCCCCTGTTGCCGGGGCTAGGCGGTTCTGCTCAGCGGTAGCCGTCGGTGTCCGAGGTGGCCTCGTTGAGAGATGCGTCGGCGTAGCCGCGGCAGTAGTCCCACGTCACATAGGCGTCGGGCTCGGGGTCGTAGGCTGGCTCGTGCGGGCGAACAGTGCCGTCGACGAGAAGTTGCAGCAGGTTGGCGCGCAGCATGTCCCAGTCGTGGTAGTGATCCTGCTGGCATTCGTCGCAGCACACCACGAGGCCGCGGATTCCCTTGTGCGCCAACAGCGCTTCGTACACCGCGAGATCGGCGAGATCAGCCTCGACAGCCGTCCGTTCCTGGGGGTCCAGTGGCTGGCCCGGCTCGATCGCATCCAGCGCAGCCGAAGGATCGCAAGGATCGTCGGCAAACGGATCGGGTGGCAAACCAGGGGGGAGGTGGTCACGCACGTGTCCCACACTACGCAGCCGTGCAGCCATCGCGCCAGCCGTCCCGATGTGCACGGTGATGGGCGCCCTGAGGTGCAAGGAGCGGCAACATCACTGTCAATATTCGAGCCGATAGAATTGGGTTACACGCCCCACGCCTGCCACTGGAGGCCCCACCCATGTCGATCGCTGAAAGCAGCGTTCCCATCGCCGTACCGGTGCCGACCGGTGGCGACGATCCCACCAAGATCGCAATGCTCGGTCTCACCTTTGACGATGTTCTGCTGCTTCCGGCTGCTTCCGATGTGGTGCCCGCCACTGCGGACACCTCGAGTCAGCTGACCCGCAACATCCGGCTGCGCGTGCCGCTGGTCAGTTCCGCGATGGACACCGTCACCGAATCCCGGATGGCCATCGCCATGGCGCGCGCCGGTGGCATGGGGGTGCTGCACCGCAATCTCCCGGCCGCCGAACAGGCCGCCCAGGTGGAGACGGTGAAGCGGTCGGAGGCCGGGATGGTCACCGACCCGGTCACCTGCTCGCCGACGAACACGCTGGCCGAGGTGGACGCCATGTGCGCCCGGTTCCGGATCTCCGGGTTGCCCGTGGTGGACTCGGTCGGCTCCCTGGTCGGGATCATCACCAACCGCGACATGCGCTTCGAGGTCGACGAGAACAAACCCGTCGCCGAGGTGATGACCAAGGCGCCGCTGATCACCGCGCAGGAAGGCGTGTCCGCCGAGGCGGCCCTGGGCCTGCTGCGCCGCCACAAGATCGAGAAGCTGCCGATTGTCGACGGGCAAGGGAAACTGACCGGCCTGATCACGGTCAAGGACTTCGTCAAGACCGAGCAGTTCCCGTTGGCCACCAAGGACCGCGACGGCCGGTTGCTCGTCGGCGCCGCGGTCGGCGTCGGCGACGACGCCTGGGCGCGGTCCATGACGCTGGTCGACGCCGGGGTCGACGTGCTGATCGTCGACACCGCCCACGCCCACAACCGCGGCGTGCTCGACATGGTGGCGCGGTTGAAGCAGACCGTGGGTGACCGGGTCGAGGTGGTCGGCGGCAACGTCGCCACCCGCGCCGCGGCCTCGGCGCTGGTGCAGGCCGGTGCCGACGCGGTCAAGGTCGGGGTGGGCCCCGGCTCCATCTGCACCACGCGCGTCGTCGCCGGTGTCGGAGCGCCGCAGATCACCGCCATCCTGGAGGCCGTCGCGGCGTGCAAGCCGTACGGGGTTCCGGTGATCGCCGACGGTGGTCTGCAGTACTCGGGCGACATCGCCAAGGCGCTGGCCGCCGGCGCGTCCACGGCCATGCTGGGATCGCTGCTGGCCGGCACCGCCGAGTCGCCCGGTGACTTGATCTTCGTCAACGGCAAGCAGTTCAAGAGCTACCGCGGCATGGGCTCGCTGGGCGCCATGCAGGGACGCGGCGGTGCGAAGTCCTACTCCAAGGACCGCTACTTCCAGGACGACGTGCTGTCCGAGGACAAGCTGGTGCCCGAGGGCATCGAGGGCCGGGTGCCGTTCCGCGGCCCGCTGGGCACGGTGATCCACCAGCTCACCGGCGGCCTGCGGGCGGCGATGGGCTACACCGGCTCGGGCACCATCGAGCAGCTGCAGCAGGCGCAGTTCGTCCAGATCACCGCGGCCGGGTTGAAGGAAAGCCACCCGCACGACATCACCATGACTGTCGAGGCCCCCAACTACTACACCCGCTGACCGGCGGGGCAGGAGACTAAGCAGTCATGCGCGACATGGTTGAAATCGGCATGGGCAGAACCGCCCGGCGCACCTATGAACTCGATGACGTCACGATCGTGCCGTCGCGGCGCACCCGCTCGTCCAAGGATGTGTCGACAGCGTGGCAGCTCGATGCCTACCGCTTCGAGGTTCCGGTCGTGGCGCACCCGACCGACGCCCTGGTGTCAGTGGAGTTCGCCATCGAGATGGGCCGGCTCGGCGGGCTCGGGGTGCTCAACGGCGAGGGGCTGATCGGTCGGCACGCCGATGTCGAGGAGAAGATCGCCCGAGTCCTCGACGTCGCGGCGACGGCATCGGATGACTCGGCGGCGACCCGAATGCTGCAGCAGTTGCATGCCGCGCCGCTGGATCCCGAACTGCTCGGCGCGGCCGTGGCCCGCATCCGCGAGGCCGGGGTGACCACCGCGGTGCGGGTCAGCCCGCAGAATGCCCAGGCGCTGACCCCGACGCTGGTGGCCGCCGGCATCGACCTGCTGGTCATCCAGGGCACGATCATCTCCGCCGAACGTGTTGCCTCCGACGGAGAGCCACTGAACCTCAAGACGTTCATCTCCGAGCTCGACGTGCCCGTGGTGGCCGGCGGCGTGCTCGACCACCGCACCGCGCTGCACCTGATGCGCACCGGTGCGGCGGGCGTGATCGTCGGGTACGGCTCCACGGCCGGGGTGACCACGAGCGACGAGGTGCTCGGCATCAGCGTGCCGATGGCCACCGCGATCGCCGATGCGGCCGCCGCGCGTCGCGAGTACCTCGACGAGACGGGCGGCCGCTACGTGCACGTGCTGGCCGACGGCGACATCCACACCTCCGGTGACCTGGCCAAGGCGATCGCCTGCGGCGCCGACGCCGTCGTGCTCGGTACGCCGCTGGCGGTGGCCGATGAAGCCCAGGGCGGTGGCTGGTTCTGGCCGTCGGCGGCCGCGCACCCGTCGCTGCCGCGTGGTGCCCTGCTGCAGGTGGCGGTCGGCGAGCGGCCCGGCTTGGAGCAGGTGCTCACCGGTCCGTCCGACGATCCGTTCGGATCGCTGAACCTGGTCGGCGGTCTGCGCCGGTCCATGGCCAAGGCCGGCTACTGCGACCTCAAGGAATTCCAGAAGGTCGGCCTGACCGTCGGGTCCTAGTTCCTCGCCGAGCAGACAGAGAATCGCATTACCGAGGCCCGTTTAGCGTGAGTCTGTGTCTGCTCGCGGGAAACTCTTCTTTACAAGTTAGGGCCTCCTGTCTAGAAGTTACCTGTCGGTAGCGTCATACTGATCACATGCAGCCTGACTACGACGTCTTGGTGATCGGTTCCGGATTCGGCGGCAGCGTGAGTGCGCTGCGGCTCACCGAGAAGGGCTACCGGGTCGGTGTACTCGAAGCCGGCCAGCGCTTCGCCGATGCCGACTTCGCGAAGACCTCCTGGGATCTGCGCAAGTTCCTGTGGGCGCCGAAGTTCGGCATGTACGGCATCCAGCGCATCCACCTGCTGCGCAACTGCATGATCCTGGCAGGTGCGGGGGTGGGCGGCGGCTCGTTGAACTACGCCAACACGCTCTACGTGCCGCCGGCGCCGTTCTTCAACGATCCGCAGTGGAAGGACATCACCGACTGGCACGCGGAGTTGATGCCGCACTACGACCAGGCCCAGCGGATGCTCGGCGTGGTCACCAACCCGACGTTCACCGACGCCGACCGGGTGATGAAAGAGGTCGCCGACGAGATGGGCTGCGGCGACACGTTCGTGCCGACGCCGGTCGGCGTGTTCTTCGGGCCGGACGGGCAGAAGACGCCCGGCAAGACGGTGCCCGATCCGTTCTTCGGCGGGGCCGGGCCGGCGCGCACCGGTTGTCTGGAGTGCGGCGAGTGCATGACCGGATGTCGCCACGGCGCCAAGAACACGCTCGTGAAGAACTACCTCGGGCTGGCGGAATCGGCAGGCGCGCGAGTGCATCCGATGACCACCGTGACGAGCTTCGAGCAGCGCGCGGACGGCCTCTGGGAGGTCAGCACGGTCCGCACCGGCAGCAAACTGCGTCGTAAGCGCAAGACCTACACCGCGACGCATCTGGTCCTGGCCGCGGGCACCTACAACACACAGAAGCTGCTGTTCAAGATGCGCGATACCGGGAAGCTGAACCGGCTGTCGGCGCGGCTGGGCGTGCTGACCCGGACCAATTCCGAGTCCATCGTCGGCGCCGGGCGGCTGTCGGTCGCACCGGACCTGGACCTGACCCACGGCGTCGCGATCACCTCGTCGATCCACCCGACCGCCGACACCCACGTCGAGCCGGTGCGGTACGGCAAGGGCTCCAATGCCATGGGCCTGTTGCAGACCCTGATGACCGACGGCGCCGGGCCGCAGGGCACCGATGTGCCGCGCTGGCGGCAGTTCTTCGACCAGGCCGGCGGGAACCCTCGCGAACTCGTGCGGCTGCTCAACCCCAAGCAGTGGAGCGAGCGCACCGTCATCGCCCTGGTGATGCAACACCTGGACAACTCGATCACCACGTTCACCAAACGCGGCCCGCTCGGCGCCAGGATCATGTCCTCCAAACAGGGCCACGGCGAACCCAATCCGACGTGGATCCCGGTCGGCAACGAGGTGACCCGGCGGATCGCCAAGAAGATCGACGGCGTGGCCGGCGGCACCTGGGGCGAGCTGTTCAACATCCCGCTCACCGCGCACTTCCTCGGCGGGGCGGCCATCGGTGACAGTGTCGAGCGTGGCGTCATCGATCCGTATCAGCGGGTGTACAACTATCCGACGCTCTACGTCATGGACGGCGCCGCGATCTCGGCGAACCTCGGCGTGAACCCGTCGCTCTCGATCACCGCGCAGGCCGAGCGCGCGGCGTCGTTGTGGCCGAACAAAGGACAGGACGATCAACGTCCGGCGCAGAATGAGCCGTATCGAAAGTTGGCACCGATCGCCCCCGAACATCCGGTCGTGCCGGTGGAGGCGCCTGCCGGGCTGCGTCGACTCCCCATCGAACCGGTGAACTCGGGCAGTTAGTTCCTGCCGGATTCCGGGTACGTAACCGTCGTCGGGGCGTCGAGGCCCGGACGGGAGGGGTGTGCCTGATGCGGGAAGCGTTCCACGACGAGTTGGCGGCACTGAGCAACCAGCTTGCCGAGATGTGCGGGCTGGCGGTCAGTGCGATGCAGCGGGCCAACGAGGCGCTGCTCGACTCAGATCTGTCGCTGGCCGAGCAGGTGATCGCCGACCACGAGCACATCGCTGCCTACAACAGCCGCATCGAGGAATCGGCGTTTCGGCTGCTGGCATTGCAGCAGCCCGTCGCCGGTGAGCTCCGCATGGTGGTCGGGTCGATGCACATCGCGGCCGATCTCGACCGGATGGGCGCGCTCGCGGTGCATGTCGCCGACATCTCACGGTTGCGTCATCCCGATTGCGCCCTGCCGAACGACGTGCGCGCCAGCTTCACCGACATGGGTGCCCAAGCGGTGCGGCTCGCGCTCACCGCGCAAGAGGTGCTGGTCTCGCGCGATACCGACGCCGCCGCCCGCCTGCGCGACGAGGACGACGCCGTCGACGCCGAACACCGTCACCTCTTCACGCTGCTGCTGGACCGCCAATGGGACGACGGGGTGTGTTCGGCTGTCGACGTGGCGCTGTTGGGCCGCTATTACGAGCGGTACGCCGATCACGCCGTGGAGATCGGCAAGAGGGTGATCTTCGAGGCGACTGGCGGCCGGCCGCTGCACAAGAAGTTGGCCTGACCCTACTTCCCCTGGGCGGGAGTGGATTCTAGTAGCGCTGTGAACAGCCGGGTGAGCGTCGCGACGTCAATGGTCCCGGGCTGGAGCACCTCCTCGGTGGCGATGCCGGAGATGATCGTCACCACCAGTTGGGCGAGTGCGGGCAGCTGCTGGGCGGGCAGCGTCGTACCGGCCTGCTCGACGATGTGCAGCGCCTGATCGGCGGCGGCGCGACGGCGGGCCACCAAACGCTCGCGGAGCTGGGGATCGCGGATCGCGCGTAGCCAGTACTCCATCAGCACGATCTGGTACTCGTTCTGCTCGTGTATCGAATCCAGCGTTGATCGGCTCAGCTCGGAGGCGATCGCGGCGGTGTCGCCGTGCCCGCTGTCGAGCGCGGTGGCGATGAGCGCGCCACGACTCTCGAACTGCCGGTCGAGCAGGGCCAGGAACAGCTCGTCCTTGGACTCGAAGTTGGAGTACACCGCGCCCTTGGTGAATCCGGCCGCGTGACCGATTGCGTCGATCGTGGCGCCGGCGAACCCTTCAGCCGCGAACACCTTCAGTGCTGCATCCAGGATCCGGTCGCGCACCTCGTCGCGGGTGGGGCGGGTGCGGGCGGGTTTGACAGCCGTCATGACCAACACAATACTCGCTAGTATCGTTTGGATACCAGTGAGTATCGAAAGGTTGGACATGGAAGACAGGGACGACGCCGGGGAACCCCAGGCGTTGGAGGGGGACGACGCGCACGACGCGCAGGTCGCCCCGCAGATCACCGCGGTCGGGCTGGGCGTCGACGGCGAGCACGGCCCGCTGTTCACCGGCGTCGACCTCGAGCTCACGCCGGGCTTTCATGCCATCCAGATGCCTGGGGGCTGGGGCCAGACCGCGCTGCTGCTCACTTTGGCCGGGCGCCTGGCGCCCACCCACGGCACCGTGACCGTGTGCGGTGAGACACGTCCCCGCGAGATCCGCAGGCATTGTGCGATCGCGGCATTCGACGACATCGATGAGTTGGAGGATTCGGTCACCGTGCAGACGGTGCTCGCCGAGCAGCGTCGTTGGCTGGCTCCGTGGTACCGGAGGGTGTCGCCGGACGCCGGTGATTCCGCCCTGCGGGAGGTGTTCGGTGAGCTGCCACCGCCGGCGCCGGTTACCTACATCAGCGAGCTGTCCGACCTCGACCTGTTCCTGCTGAAGGTCACGTTGGCGCTGTTCTCGAACCGCCCGATCCTGGTCGTCGGCGATCTCGAGCAGGTCCGCGACAACTGCCGGCGAGCCATCGCCGTCGAGCGGCTCGGCGCGCTTGCCACCCAACGCAGTGTCGTTGTCGGAGTGACCAATCCGCTCGGCATCGAAGCCCCCGATCACGATCTCCACGACCACCGCATCCTGACCGGAAAGGACTCCTGATGCTGAAAGGTCTTCGCGCGAGCGGCCGCTCCCGGCTGAAGAGTCTTCGCGCAAGCGGCTCATCCCCAGCCGCTGGTCTGGCCTTCGGCTCGGAAATCAAACGCTTCGGCCGCAGCCGGATGACCCGGGCCGCGATCGTGGTGCTGATGCTGCTTCCGCTCGTATACGGCGCGCTCTATCTGTGGGCGTACTGGGATCCGTTCGGCCAGGTTGACAAGATGCCGGTGGCGTTGGTGAATTCCGATAGGGGAGTGGAGGTTTCGGGTCAGCACATCAATGCTGGTGCCGAAATCGCCAAGAGCCTGACGGACGACGCGAGCCTGAACTGGCATGTCGTAGACGAGGACGAGGCCCGCCGAGGCGTCGACCACGGCACGTACTACTTCATGCTCGAGCTCCCCGCCGATTTCAGTGAGGCGATTGCGTCACCGCTGACCGGGCAGCCCAAGCAGGCGAACCTGAATGCGGTCTACAACGACGCCAACAACTACATCTCGTCGAACATCGGCCGCACCGCGATCGACCAGGTGCTCAATGCGGTCTCGACGCGGATCTCGGGCCAGGCGGTCAATCAGGTGCTCTCGGTCGTGGTCAGCTCCGGTAGCGGAATCAAGCAGGCGGCCGACGGTGCGGCCCAACTGGCAGACGGGGCAGTCAAAGTCGACGACGGCGCCGGGCAGTTGGCGGCTGGGCTGCACACAGCACGGTCCGGTTCGGCCCAGCTGGCCACCGGCGCCAAGCAGCTCTCCGACGGAATCACCAAGGCCACCGATCCCCTGGTCTCGGTGACTTCGGCGCTGTCGAAGATCGGCGGCGACACTCGCCGGCTCGAAGAAGGCACTGTGGCACTGCGCCAGGCCAACGACCAGATCGGTGCGATCGCCGGGGCTCAGGACTCCGCGGCGACGGCGTTGTCCGCGGTGATCGACCAGCTGTCGTCCAGTCCGGATCCGATCGCGAACAATGCCGCCGGAACACTGCGCGGAGTGGCGGATGACCTTCGGGCACACCAGTTCACCCCGCAGATCCGCCAGGAACTCACCGACGCCGAGAACGCGGCGATCTCGATGACATCGTCGTTGCGAGACCCCGGCAGCCCGCTGAACTCCGCGCTGGATCGGGTGGGCGGCAAGAACCAGGAGCTCACCGCCAAACTGAACCAATTGCGTAGCGGAGCCCAGCAGCTCGCTTCCGGCAACGCCGAACTGGCCAGCGGTATCGCCAAACTCGATACTGGCGCCGGCCAGCTGAAATCCGGCACCGCGCAGTTGCGCTCCGGTTCGGCCGAGCTGGCCACCAAGCTCGCCGACGGCGCCGGCCAGGTGCCCGACTGGACTCCGGCGCAGAAGGATGCGATCGCGGACACCATCGGTGGGCCGGTGCACCTGCAGAGCTCGTCCGAGAACGCCGCACCGAACTTCGGTACCGGTATGGCGCCGTTCTTCATCACGCTCGCATTGTTCTTCGGCGCACTCGTGCTATGGATGGTGTTGCGGCCCCTACAGAATCGCCCGATCGCCGCGGAGGTGCAGGCGTTCCGGGTGGTACTGGCCAGCTATCTGCCCGCCGCGGTGATCGGCGTCTTCCAGGCCGTGATCCTGTATTGCGTGGTGCGTTTCGCGCTCGGCATGCAGGTGGAACACCCGGCCGCGATGCTGGGCTTCATGATTCTGGTGTCGTGCACCTTCGTCGCGGCCACACAGGCGGTCAATGCGCTCGTCGGCCCCGCGGTGGGCCGCGTGCTGTTGATGGCCCTGCTGATGCTCCAGTTGGTCAGCGCCGGTGGCATGTACCCGGTGGAGACCACATCGCGACCGTTCCAGGTGTTCCATCGCTACGATCCGATGACCTACGGCGTCAACGGTTTACGCCAGCTCATCCTGGGCGGAATCGATCACCGGCTCTGGCAGGCCATCGTCACGCTGGTGCTGATCTGGGTGGGGGCCCTGACCATCTCGGCGCTGTCGGCCAGACGCAACCGCCTGTGGAACATGACCAGGCTGATGCCGGCGATCAAGATGTGAGTCAGACCGCCTGCAGAAGAGCGGCATCCGCCAGTGGGCGGCTGCGCCGGCCGTGGATGTCGACGGGCACATCGCCGGCCAGTGTCACGCGGTGCATGATCCGGCGCTGGTCGTCGTAGTCGTCGACGGCGCGGTGCTGCGTGGCGCGGTTGTCCCACATCGCCACGTCGCCGGGCGCCCAATCCCACCGGATGCTGTTCTCCGGAACGGTGATTCGACGCTGCAGCAACGCCAGCAGCATGGCGGACTCATGGCTGTCCAGGCCGAGGAAGCCGCGGGTGAAATCGCCGGCCAGCAGAGTGCGTTCCCCGGTCTCGGGATGTACCCGCACCACCGGGTGCTCGGTGCGGAAGTCGGGCTTCTCGAACGCTTCCCGCATCCGCTGCTGTTCTTCGTTCAGCGCCGCGACCGGCGCCGCCGCGTAGTCGTAGCGGTTGCTGTGCACAGCCCAGAGGTTCTCGGTCAGGTGCTTGAGCGGATCGGGGAGTGCGTCGTAGGCCGCCGCAGTCGACGCCCACAGGGTGGAACCGCCGTATTCGGGGAGGGTGACCGCACGCAGGATCGAGATGGCGGGGTAGTCCGGCACGAACGTCACGTCCGTGTGCCATCGGGTGGCCTTGGCGTACTCCGAGTCCAGCGGCGTGATGAGCGGGGCATCGTCGGTCTTGAGTGCGTGGTGGCCGACGGGCTTGCCCATCAGCCGTGCGAATGCGTGGTGGCCTTCGTCGGTGAGGTGGTGCTGGTCGCGGAAGAAGACCACCTTGTGCTCCAGCAGTGCCCGCCGGATCTCGGCGACCGTGTCCTGATCGAGATCGCCGCCGAGCTTCACGCCGTCGAGGCGGGCGCCGATGCGGCTTCCGAGCTTCTTGACCGTGAGAGCGGGGGTGGTGGGAGCAGTCATCGGCGTGTCCTTTTCGCTGGTAGGAACAGGTGTAGTCAGGTGACTACACCTGCATGTGAGCTAGTGTAACCACATGACTACACCGACGCCACCGGGCAAGGCCGCGGCCGGTCCGGTCGGCAAGGACGAGGTGGTGGCGGCTGCGCTGTCGGCTGCGGGGGAGCTGTTCGCCGAACGCGGTCCGGCCGCCACGTCGATCCGCGACATCGCCGCTCGATCCAAGGTCAACCACGGGCTGATCTATCGGCACTTCGGCACCAAGGAGCAGTTGGTCGGCGCGGTGCTCGAGCATCTGGGCGGCCGGCTCACCGCGCTGCTGGATGCCGACGTATCCGATGCCGAGATCGAGCAGAACATGGACCAGCACATGCGCGTGATGGCCCGGGCACTGCTCGACGGCTATCCGATCGGCCAACTGCAGACGCGGTTCCCCGGGGTGACGAGGCTGCTCGACGAGGTGCTTCCGCGTTTCGACGACGAACGGGACGGCCGGCTGGCCGTTGCC
The genomic region above belongs to Mycolicibacterium sp. HK-90 and contains:
- a CDS encoding sigma-70 family RNA polymerase sigma factor; the protein is MTSSGDRLDIVVAEAVAGDRNALREVLEIIRPIVVRYVRARVGATERSGLSADDVAQEVCLAAITALPRYKDQGRPFLAFVYGIAAHKVADAHRAAARNRAEPTDVVPERFSLDAGPEQSALDAESSERMARLLSVLPEKQREILILRVVVGMSAEETAEAVGSTAGAVRVAQHRALARLKNEIMATGRDHA
- a CDS encoding anti-sigma-D factor RsdA, with the protein product MPDFGRWTSNGGDPSLNEINRSEKFIEALSLEHQVYATDREEAELAVLLAAWRDEARRAPMSGIATPREAVTALDKATAKGRVRFPMALVGSMAAAMLCLGGFGAAVYGAGPGDALYGVRGIVFGTQPVKRDVGVELASNELKQVQQLIDDGQWEQAQQKLQTLTTTVATVGDEQRKQELVDQWQQLSVKVENRDPNATVPPDAPPVVLPEVTVTTTPSSPSEVPPGTLTSVPTTTPSDSTPGSETSAPPSTTSPSDTPTSAPTTTQPSTTVSPSPSDSAEPTTTSAPPSTSAAQTSPTHTSSAPTTSAAPAVELPPAVTTTVAPVEPTSVPSAPPARTTVAPPADEAEEGQESPAGGREEAPALPAIELPLLPGLGGSAQR
- a CDS encoding DUF5319 domain-containing protein, whose translation is MRDHLPPGLPPDPFADDPCDPSAALDAIEPGQPLDPQERTAVEADLADLAVYEALLAHKGIRGLVVCCDECQQDHYHDWDMLRANLLQLLVDGTVRPHEPAYDPEPDAYVTWDYCRGYADASLNEATSDTDGYR
- the guaB gene encoding IMP dehydrogenase is translated as MSIAESSVPIAVPVPTGGDDPTKIAMLGLTFDDVLLLPAASDVVPATADTSSQLTRNIRLRVPLVSSAMDTVTESRMAIAMARAGGMGVLHRNLPAAEQAAQVETVKRSEAGMVTDPVTCSPTNTLAEVDAMCARFRISGLPVVDSVGSLVGIITNRDMRFEVDENKPVAEVMTKAPLITAQEGVSAEAALGLLRRHKIEKLPIVDGQGKLTGLITVKDFVKTEQFPLATKDRDGRLLVGAAVGVGDDAWARSMTLVDAGVDVLIVDTAHAHNRGVLDMVARLKQTVGDRVEVVGGNVATRAAASALVQAGADAVKVGVGPGSICTTRVVAGVGAPQITAILEAVAACKPYGVPVIADGGLQYSGDIAKALAAGASTAMLGSLLAGTAESPGDLIFVNGKQFKSYRGMGSLGAMQGRGGAKSYSKDRYFQDDVLSEDKLVPEGIEGRVPFRGPLGTVIHQLTGGLRAAMGYTGSGTIEQLQQAQFVQITAAGLKESHPHDITMTVEAPNYYTR
- a CDS encoding GuaB3 family IMP dehydrogenase-related protein: MRDMVEIGMGRTARRTYELDDVTIVPSRRTRSSKDVSTAWQLDAYRFEVPVVAHPTDALVSVEFAIEMGRLGGLGVLNGEGLIGRHADVEEKIARVLDVAATASDDSAATRMLQQLHAAPLDPELLGAAVARIREAGVTTAVRVSPQNAQALTPTLVAAGIDLLVIQGTIISAERVASDGEPLNLKTFISELDVPVVAGGVLDHRTALHLMRTGAAGVIVGYGSTAGVTTSDEVLGISVPMATAIADAAAARREYLDETGGRYVHVLADGDIHTSGDLAKAIACGADAVVLGTPLAVADEAQGGGWFWPSAAAHPSLPRGALLQVAVGERPGLEQVLTGPSDDPFGSLNLVGGLRRSMAKAGYCDLKEFQKVGLTVGS
- a CDS encoding GMC family oxidoreductase — encoded protein: MQPDYDVLVIGSGFGGSVSALRLTEKGYRVGVLEAGQRFADADFAKTSWDLRKFLWAPKFGMYGIQRIHLLRNCMILAGAGVGGGSLNYANTLYVPPAPFFNDPQWKDITDWHAELMPHYDQAQRMLGVVTNPTFTDADRVMKEVADEMGCGDTFVPTPVGVFFGPDGQKTPGKTVPDPFFGGAGPARTGCLECGECMTGCRHGAKNTLVKNYLGLAESAGARVHPMTTVTSFEQRADGLWEVSTVRTGSKLRRKRKTYTATHLVLAAGTYNTQKLLFKMRDTGKLNRLSARLGVLTRTNSESIVGAGRLSVAPDLDLTHGVAITSSIHPTADTHVEPVRYGKGSNAMGLLQTLMTDGAGPQGTDVPRWRQFFDQAGGNPRELVRLLNPKQWSERTVIALVMQHLDNSITTFTKRGPLGARIMSSKQGHGEPNPTWIPVGNEVTRRIAKKIDGVAGGTWGELFNIPLTAHFLGGAAIGDSVERGVIDPYQRVYNYPTLYVMDGAAISANLGVNPSLSITAQAERAASLWPNKGQDDQRPAQNEPYRKLAPIAPEHPVVPVEAPAGLRRLPIEPVNSGS
- the phoU gene encoding phosphate signaling complex protein PhoU; the encoded protein is MREAFHDELAALSNQLAEMCGLAVSAMQRANEALLDSDLSLAEQVIADHEHIAAYNSRIEESAFRLLALQQPVAGELRMVVGSMHIAADLDRMGALAVHVADISRLRHPDCALPNDVRASFTDMGAQAVRLALTAQEVLVSRDTDAAARLRDEDDAVDAEHRHLFTLLLDRQWDDGVCSAVDVALLGRYYERYADHAVEIGKRVIFEATGGRPLHKKLA